A single genomic interval of Paracoccus contaminans harbors:
- a CDS encoding outer membrane protein, which produces MRSLLFATGIALLAVPAAQAGGYAAPVVEAEPLPVSVTPPPAAWQGGYAGAALGYAFGGDDEIGLNMTGRATSLGKAEISGANLSVRAGYRWQRDRWVVGPELSYTAGDIKDELDYATGRRFESQVNHTIALKLKTGYLMRPDMLVYGIAGWQKGDFTYDLDGVERDYDADGYVVGLGVEKKLTERLSLTGEYEYSDFGRTDVEIFSDVVSKATPSFSNVKMGLNFRF; this is translated from the coding sequence ATGCGCAGCTTGCTGTTTGCAACGGGCATTGCCCTCCTCGCCGTTCCTGCCGCCCAGGCCGGCGGCTATGCCGCCCCGGTGGTCGAAGCCGAACCCCTGCCCGTCTCGGTCACGCCGCCCCCCGCGGCCTGGCAGGGCGGATATGCGGGCGCGGCGCTGGGCTATGCCTTCGGCGGCGACGACGAGATCGGCCTGAACATGACGGGCCGCGCCACCAGTCTGGGCAAGGCGGAAATCAGCGGCGCCAACCTGAGCGTGCGGGCCGGTTACCGCTGGCAGCGCGACCGCTGGGTCGTCGGACCCGAACTGTCCTATACCGCCGGCGACATCAAGGACGAGCTGGATTACGCAACCGGCCGCCGTTTCGAATCCCAGGTGAACCACACGATCGCGCTCAAGCTGAAGACCGGCTATCTCATGCGTCCGGACATGCTGGTCTATGGCATTGCCGGCTGGCAGAAGGGCGATTTCACCTATGACCTGGACGGGGTCGAGCGGGATTATGACGCTGATGGCTATGTCGTCGGCCTCGGCGTCGAAAAGAAGCTGACCGAGCGCCTGTCGCTGACCGGCGAATATGAATATTCCGATTTCGGCAGGACGGATGTCGAGATTTTCAGCGATGTGGTCAGCAAGGCGACGCCGTCCTTCAGCAACGTCAAGATGGGCCTGAACTTCCGCTTCTGA
- the pdeM gene encoding ligase-associated DNA damage response endonuclease PdeM has product MTGFAFRWQGLLLEARRSGALWWPEGRWLVVADLHLGKAARMARRGGALLPPYEGAETLRRLRAEIAALDPACVVSLGDGFDDDRAAAEIDAEVAAGIAELAAGRDWVWIAGNHDAAMQGELPGRRFDTLMMGAAVLRHQPAGEGPDIAGHFHPVVRLAGARRRAMLIGPGHLILPAFGQYTGGLDAADPAITAWVPRGLAVACLHKALPIPLPVRAA; this is encoded by the coding sequence ATGACCGGCTTTGCGTTCCGCTGGCAGGGCCTGCTGCTCGAGGCGCGCCGTTCGGGTGCGCTGTGGTGGCCCGAGGGGCGCTGGCTGGTCGTTGCAGACCTGCATCTGGGCAAGGCCGCGCGCATGGCGCGCCGGGGCGGGGCGCTGCTGCCGCCCTATGAAGGCGCGGAGACCCTGCGGCGCCTGCGCGCCGAGATCGCGGCGCTTGATCCCGCTTGCGTGGTCAGCCTGGGCGACGGCTTTGACGATGATCGCGCCGCCGCCGAAATCGACGCGGAGGTGGCGGCAGGAATTGCGGAACTGGCCGCGGGCCGGGACTGGGTATGGATCGCCGGAAACCACGACGCCGCGATGCAGGGCGAGCTGCCCGGACGGCGGTTTGACACATTGATGATGGGCGCGGCGGTGCTGCGTCACCAGCCCGCGGGCGAGGGGCCGGACATCGCCGGGCATTTCCACCCGGTCGTGCGCCTGGCGGGGGCGCGGCGGCGCGCCATGCTGATCGGGCCCGGGCATCTGATCCTGCCGGCCTTCGGGCAGTATACCGGCGGGCTGGATGCGGCAGACCCGGCGATCACGGCCTGGGTGCCGCGTGGGCTGGCGGTGGCCTGCCTGCACAAGGCGCTGCCCATTCCCTTGCCGGTGCGCGCCGCCTGA
- a CDS encoding ligase-associated DNA damage response DEXH box helicase: protein MEQAANILPPAFAGWFAAQGWAPHPHQLALLAAAGDSLLIAPTGGGKTLAGFLPSLVELAGGWQGLHTVYVSPLKALTADIGRNLARPVGDLGLPIRIEDRTGDTKAAARARQRTDPPQILLTTPESLALMLSYPEAPRIFGSVRRVVLDELHALSESKRGDQLMLGLARLRSLSPGLRATGLSATVEDPQALADFMGGAQVIHADPGPDPDIAMLATRRPAPWSGGGGHYAVPDVLDAVRAANTTIIFINTRAQAELFFQAIWAANEDNLPIGLHHGSLSREARARVEAAMAAGALRAVVATGSLDLGIDWGNVDLVIQVGAPKNVKRLVQRIGRANHRYNAPSRARIVPANRFEVIECEAALEAVREHDLDGDDRGAGPLDVLCQHILLTACAGPFDAEALYAEVRTAGPYAGLARADFDDCLNFCATGGYALRAYDRWQRLMQRGGLWGLRDPRAARDLRMNIGTIVEAEMTKVRWKRGGGLLGEVEEAFAATLVPGDTFLTGGQVVRYESLREMVIEVAPDPSREPKIAVFSGLKLAMSTELSHRVLALIGDPARWDALPPDTRDWLALQAEVSALPRPGVLVAETFPHMGRWHLAVYGFAGRNALQTLGLLLTRMMEQAGLGPLGFLATDYALLIWSIDPVEDLGPLLDRAALREGLGDWLADNAVMKRTFKNVAIVSGLVHRNVPGGRRSGKQATFSTDILYDTLRRHDPGHLLLRITAAEAGRGLVDFGRIEEMLDRSPRLDHRRLDRLSPLAAPLMLEMGRVRIEGQGRMRLAEAEAEAMMHAAGLTLAGAVAGSGALPDLSVAPCIPAAAPDIAPAPAPAPAPAPAPAPAPAPAPRSGKGRPRTVPVPR from the coding sequence ATGGAACAGGCCGCGAACATCCTGCCGCCCGCCTTTGCCGGCTGGTTTGCCGCGCAGGGCTGGGCGCCCCATCCGCACCAACTGGCGCTGCTGGCGGCGGCCGGGGACAGCCTGCTGATCGCGCCCACGGGCGGGGGCAAGACGCTGGCGGGGTTCCTGCCCTCGCTGGTCGAACTGGCGGGGGGCTGGCAGGGGCTGCACACGGTCTATGTCTCGCCGCTCAAGGCGCTGACGGCGGATATCGGGCGCAACCTCGCCCGGCCCGTGGGCGATCTGGGCCTGCCCATCCGCATCGAGGACCGGACCGGCGATACCAAAGCCGCCGCGCGGGCGCGCCAGCGCACCGATCCGCCGCAGATCCTGCTGACGACGCCCGAGAGCCTCGCGCTGATGCTGTCCTATCCCGAGGCGCCGCGCATCTTCGGCAGCGTGCGGCGGGTGGTGCTGGACGAGCTGCACGCCCTGTCGGAAAGCAAGCGGGGCGATCAGCTGATGCTGGGGCTGGCGCGGCTGCGCAGCCTGTCGCCGGGCCTGCGGGCGACAGGGCTGAGCGCCACGGTCGAGGATCCGCAGGCGCTGGCCGATTTCATGGGCGGGGCGCAGGTGATCCATGCCGATCCCGGCCCCGATCCCGACATCGCCATGCTGGCGACCCGGCGCCCCGCGCCCTGGTCGGGCGGTGGGGGGCATTACGCGGTGCCCGACGTTCTGGATGCAGTGCGGGCCGCAAACACGACGATCATCTTCATCAACACCCGCGCGCAGGCCGAGCTGTTCTTTCAGGCGATCTGGGCCGCGAACGAGGACAACCTGCCCATCGGCCTGCATCACGGATCGCTGTCGCGCGAGGCGCGGGCCCGGGTCGAGGCGGCGATGGCGGCCGGCGCGCTGCGCGCCGTGGTGGCGACCGGCAGCCTCGATCTGGGGATCGACTGGGGCAATGTCGATCTGGTGATCCAGGTCGGGGCGCCCAAGAACGTCAAGCGGCTGGTCCAGCGGATCGGGCGGGCCAACCACCGTTACAATGCGCCGTCGCGTGCCCGCATCGTGCCGGCCAACCGCTTTGAGGTGATCGAGTGCGAGGCCGCGTTGGAGGCGGTGCGCGAGCATGATCTGGACGGGGATGATCGGGGCGCGGGGCCGCTGGACGTGCTGTGCCAGCATATCCTGCTGACCGCCTGTGCGGGGCCGTTCGACGCAGAGGCGCTCTATGCCGAGGTACGGACCGCCGGCCCCTATGCGGGCTTGGCGCGCGCGGATTTCGACGACTGCCTGAATTTCTGCGCCACCGGCGGCTATGCGCTGCGCGCCTATGACCGCTGGCAGCGGCTGATGCAGCGGGGGGGGCTGTGGGGGCTGCGCGATCCGCGCGCCGCGCGCGATCTGCGCATGAACATCGGCACCATCGTCGAGGCCGAGATGACCAAGGTCCGCTGGAAGCGGGGCGGCGGCCTGCTGGGCGAGGTCGAGGAAGCCTTTGCCGCCACCCTTGTTCCCGGCGACACCTTCCTGACCGGCGGGCAGGTGGTGCGCTATGAATCCCTGCGCGAGATGGTGATCGAGGTCGCGCCCGACCCCTCGCGCGAGCCGAAGATCGCGGTGTTCAGCGGGCTGAAGCTGGCCATGTCCACCGAATTGTCGCACCGGGTGCTGGCCCTGATCGGCGATCCGGCGCGCTGGGATGCGCTGCCGCCGGACACCCGCGACTGGCTGGCCTTGCAGGCCGAGGTGTCGGCCCTGCCGCGCCCCGGCGTGCTGGTGGCCGAAACCTTCCCGCATATGGGCCGCTGGCACCTGGCCGTCTATGGCTTTGCCGGGCGCAACGCCTTGCAGACGCTGGGCCTGTTGCTGACGCGGATGATGGAACAGGCGGGGCTTGGCCCGCTGGGTTTTCTGGCAACCGATTATGCGCTGCTGATCTGGTCGATCGATCCGGTCGAGGATCTGGGCCCCCTGCTGGACCGGGCCGCGCTGCGCGAGGGGCTTGGCGACTGGCTGGCGGACAATGCGGTGATGAAGCGCACCTTCAAGAACGTCGCCATCGTATCGGGCCTTGTCCATCGCAACGTGCCGGGCGGGCGGCGGTCGGGCAAGCAGGCGACGTTTTCCACCGACATCCTCTATGACACGCTGCGCCGGCATGATCCGGGCCACCTGCTGCTGCGCATCACCGCGGCCGAGGCCGGGCGCGGCCTGGTCGATTTCGGCCGGATCGAGGAGATGCTGGACCGCAGCCCCCGGCTTGACCACCGCAGGCTTGACCGCCTGTCCCCCCTTGCCGCGCCGCTGATGCTGGAAATGGGGCGCGTCAGGATCGAGGGGCAGGGCAGGATGCGGCTGGCCGAAGCCGAGGCAGAGGCGATGATGCATGCCGCGGGTCTGACCCTGGCCGGTGCGGTGGCAGGGTCTGGCGCGCTGCCTGATCTATCGGTGGCACCTTGCATCCCCGCCGCCGCGCCCGACATTGCGCCTGCGCCTGCGCCTGCGCCTGCGCCTGCGCCTGCGCCTGCGCCTGCGCCTGCGCCTGCGCCGCGCAGCGGCAAGGGGCGCCCGCGCACCGTGCCCGTGCCGCGATGA
- a CDS encoding cisplatin damage response ATP-dependent DNA ligase, whose product MKAFAALLERLAFTPARNAKLQILRHYLERTPDPDRGYALAALTGDLKLRAVTPVLLRGLAEQRFDAELFRLSYDFVGDLAETIALIWEGDPQGDLALSDAVHLLERTGKAGLPAVIGATLDRLGPSERLAFLKLATGNLRIGLSARLARTALAQMGGPTLDQIEEVWHSLVPPYPEVFAWIAGGPRPDHAARAPFRPVMLSTATDLDELRALDPAEHAAEWKWDGIRVQAVSEGGLRRLYSRSGEDISAAFPDLVEQMNFEGTADGELLVRRAGGVATFNDLQQRLNRKTIGRALLASHPAGLRVYDLLTWQGEDLRARPWTERRQVLEAADFGSEAIDVSPLLAFRSWDELAALRADPPDPVIEGVMIKRRDSAYVGGRPRGPWFKWKRDPRVVDAVLMYAQRGHGKRSGFYSDFTFGLWDGEALVPVGKAYFGFTDEELRELDRFVRNNTAERFGPVRALVPRLVVEVAFEGVGRSARHRSGVAMRFPRISRIRWDKPAAEADHLATLESMIDDPNAFGSDAARAGVRHGRKKRREAGEDGAGEPGVSHPRTPAGYLPTEDEG is encoded by the coding sequence GTGAAAGCCTTTGCCGCCCTGCTCGAACGCCTTGCCTTCACCCCGGCGCGCAATGCCAAGTTGCAGATCCTGCGCCATTACCTGGAACGCACGCCCGATCCCGACCGGGGCTATGCCCTCGCGGCGCTGACCGGCGATCTCAAGCTGCGGGCGGTGACGCCCGTGTTGCTGCGCGGGCTGGCCGAACAGCGCTTTGACGCCGAACTGTTCCGCCTCTCCTATGACTTCGTGGGCGATCTGGCGGAAACCATCGCGCTGATCTGGGAGGGCGATCCGCAGGGCGATCTGGCCCTTTCGGATGCCGTGCATCTGCTGGAGCGCACCGGCAAGGCCGGGCTGCCCGCTGTGATCGGGGCCACGCTGGACCGCCTCGGCCCGTCCGAGCGGCTGGCCTTCCTCAAGCTGGCCACCGGCAATCTGCGGATCGGGCTGTCGGCCCGCCTGGCGCGCACGGCGCTGGCGCAGATGGGCGGGCCGACGCTGGACCAGATCGAGGAGGTCTGGCACAGCCTCGTGCCCCCCTATCCCGAGGTCTTTGCCTGGATCGCGGGGGGGCCGCGCCCCGACCACGCGGCGCGCGCGCCATTCCGCCCGGTCATGCTGTCCACCGCGACCGATCTGGATGAGCTGCGCGCGCTGGACCCGGCCGAGCATGCGGCGGAATGGAAATGGGACGGCATCCGCGTGCAGGCGGTCAGCGAGGGCGGCCTCAGGCGGCTGTATTCCCGCAGCGGCGAGGACATCTCGGCCGCCTTCCCCGACCTTGTCGAGCAGATGAACTTCGAGGGAACGGCCGATGGCGAGCTGCTGGTGCGCCGCGCCGGCGGCGTTGCGACCTTCAACGACCTGCAGCAGCGCCTGAACCGCAAGACCATCGGGCGCGCCCTGCTGGCGAGCCACCCGGCCGGGCTGCGCGTCTATGACCTGCTGACCTGGCAGGGCGAGGACCTGCGCGCGCGGCCTTGGACCGAGCGCCGGCAGGTGCTGGAGGCGGCCGATTTCGGCAGCGAGGCCATCGACGTCTCGCCCCTGCTGGCGTTTCGCAGCTGGGACGAGCTTGCCGCGCTGCGCGCCGACCCCCCCGATCCCGTCATCGAGGGCGTGATGATCAAGCGCCGCGATTCGGCCTATGTGGGCGGGCGTCCGCGCGGGCCGTGGTTCAAGTGGAAGCGCGATCCGCGTGTGGTCGACGCGGTGCTGATGTATGCCCAGCGCGGGCACGGAAAGCGCTCGGGCTTCTATTCCGACTTCACTTTCGGCCTGTGGGACGGCGAGGCGCTGGTGCCGGTCGGCAAGGCCTATTTCGGCTTTACCGACGAGGAACTGCGCGAGCTGGACCGTTTCGTGCGAAACAACACCGCCGAGCGCTTCGGCCCGGTCCGCGCGCTTGTGCCGAGGCTGGTGGTCGAGGTTGCCTTCGAGGGGGTGGGCCGTTCTGCGCGCCACCGATCGGGCGTCGCCATGCGCTTTCCCCGCATCAGCCGCATCCGCTGGGACAAGCCCGCGGCCGAGGCAGACCACCTCGCCACGCTGGAATCGATGATCGACGATCCCAACGCCTTCGGCTCGGACGCCGCGCGGGCGGGCGTGCGCCACGGCCGCAAGAAGCGGCGCGAGGCGGGCGAAGACGGTGCCGGCGAGCCGGGGGTTTCGCACCCCCGGACCCCCGCGGGATATTTGCCGACCGAAGATGAGGGCTGA
- a CDS encoding ligase-associated DNA damage response exonuclease: MQADQFLFPTDAGLYCPAGDFFIDPVRPVPRALITHGHGDHARAGHKAVMATARTLDIMAIRYGADFTAQRQIADGPVRVGGVTVSFHPAGHVLGSAQIRLACDGGPVIVVSGDYCRTPNPVCQPWEPVACDVFVTEATFGLPVFRHPPPAAETARLLSSMAEFPGRKHLVGAYALGKAQRVIALLRQAGYDAPIHLHGAMQRLTDYHVAQGIPLGDLRPATTPKEIEGQVVIAPPSAFASPWVQRFRDPVIAFASGWMAVRARARQRGVELPLVISDHVDWPQLTQTLQDLRPEEVWVTHGAEDAVIRWCDLNQLRARPLRLVGYEEEEE, translated from the coding sequence ATGCAGGCCGACCAGTTCCTCTTTCCCACCGATGCGGGGCTTTACTGCCCGGCAGGTGATTTCTTCATCGATCCGGTGCGCCCCGTGCCGCGGGCGCTGATTACCCATGGCCATGGCGATCATGCGCGCGCCGGCCACAAGGCGGTCATGGCGACGGCCCGGACGCTGGACATCATGGCGATCCGCTATGGCGCCGACTTCACCGCCCAGCGCCAGATCGCAGATGGCCCGGTGCGGGTGGGCGGCGTCACCGTCAGCTTTCATCCGGCCGGGCATGTGCTCGGCTCGGCCCAGATCCGGCTGGCCTGCGATGGCGGGCCGGTGATCGTTGTCTCGGGCGATTACTGCCGCACCCCCAATCCCGTCTGCCAGCCATGGGAGCCGGTCGCCTGCGACGTGTTCGTGACCGAGGCGACTTTCGGCCTGCCGGTGTTCAGACATCCGCCCCCCGCGGCGGAAACGGCAAGGCTGCTGTCCAGCATGGCCGAGTTTCCCGGCCGCAAGCATCTTGTCGGCGCCTATGCGCTGGGCAAGGCCCAGCGGGTCATCGCCCTGCTCCGCCAGGCGGGCTATGATGCGCCGATCCACCTGCACGGGGCCATGCAGCGCCTGACCGATTACCATGTCGCGCAAGGCATCCCCCTGGGCGATCTGCGCCCCGCCACCACCCCGAAGGAGATCGAGGGCCAGGTCGTGATCGCCCCCCCTTCGGCCTTTGCCAGCCCCTGGGTGCAGCGGTTCCGCGACCCGGTGATCGCCTTCGCCTCGGGCTGGATGGCCGTGCGTGCCCGCGCCCGCCAGCGCGGGGTCGAACTGCCGCTGGTCATCAGCGATCACGTCGATTGGCCCCAGTTGACGCAGACCCTGCAGGATCTGCGCCCCGAGGAAGTCTGGGTCACCCATGGCGCCGAGGATGCCGTGATCCGCTGGTGCGACCTGAACCAGCTGCGCGCCCGCCCCCTGCGGCTGGTCGGATATGAGGAGGAGGAAGAATGA
- a CDS encoding DMT family transporter yields MDLKSALMGISFATIWAAAFTATRVAVVEMPPLLALIMRFGISAAIAMGLAAALGQSLRLTRAEWRTVVVFGLCQNALYLGLNWTAMQRVEASAAAIIASMMPLMVAFFGWVSGRERLRPRAVAGLVLGIAGVTLIMSVRLRHGLDLAGTLMCVAAGVALTVATLAVRGAGGGSNVLMIVGAQMAVGALALVIPSALLEWGRPVHWSPRLAWAMGFSILLPGILATFIWFRLVTRIGAVKAAAFHFLSPPLGVAIAALALGERFGWTDVVGSLIVAAGILLVQLARVQPRPAQGRPGI; encoded by the coding sequence ATGGATCTGAAATCGGCGCTGATGGGAATATCCTTTGCCACGATCTGGGCGGCAGCGTTCACCGCCACGCGCGTCGCCGTGGTGGAGATGCCGCCGCTGCTTGCGTTGATCATGCGCTTTGGCATCTCGGCCGCGATCGCGATGGGGCTTGCGGCGGCGCTGGGCCAGAGCTTGCGGCTGACACGGGCGGAATGGCGGACGGTGGTCGTGTTCGGCCTGTGCCAGAACGCCCTCTATCTCGGCCTGAACTGGACGGCGATGCAGCGGGTCGAGGCCTCCGCCGCCGCCATCATCGCCTCGATGATGCCGCTGATGGTCGCCTTTTTCGGCTGGGTTTCAGGACGAGAGCGGCTGCGCCCGCGGGCGGTCGCGGGCCTCGTCCTCGGCATCGCCGGGGTCACGCTGATCATGAGCGTGCGGCTGCGCCACGGGCTCGACCTGGCCGGCACGCTGATGTGCGTCGCCGCGGGGGTGGCGCTGACGGTCGCCACGCTGGCGGTGCGGGGGGCAGGGGGCGGGTCGAACGTGCTGATGATCGTCGGGGCGCAGATGGCGGTCGGGGCGCTGGCGCTGGTGATTCCCTCAGCCCTGCTGGAATGGGGCCGCCCGGTCCACTGGTCGCCGCGGCTTGCCTGGGCGATGGGCTTCTCGATCCTGCTGCCGGGCATCCTGGCCACCTTCATCTGGTTCCGGCTGGTCACGCGGATCGGCGCGGTCAAGGCGGCGGCATTCCATTTCCTGTCGCCGCCCCTTGGCGTGGCGATCGCCGCCCTTGCGCTGGGCGAGCGGTTCGGCTGGACGGATGTGGTCGGCTCGCTGATCGTGGCGGCGGGCATCCTGCTGGTGCAGCTGGCCCGCGTGCAGCCCCGCCCCGCCCAGGGCCGCCCCGGCATCTGA
- the mobA gene encoding molybdenum cofactor guanylyltransferase MobA, producing MSKRLDPAPFAAAPRAAAPPAGGGPAGVVLAGGLARRMGGGDKPLKDLCGRPIIAHVIARLGCAAAVNANGDPARFAALGLPVVPDSLPGHPGPLAGVLAALDWAAGRGLPRVVTAAGDTPFFPEDLARRLWSAGAPVAMAAHDGRDHPAFAAWDTALREPLRRALAQGTRRMREFMDDHGAARVIVQGRDPFFNINTPDDLAEARRRLAAGDAWI from the coding sequence ATGAGCAAGCGCCTCGATCCTGCCCCCTTTGCCGCGGCCCCTCGCGCCGCAGCCCCTCCGGCAGGGGGCGGGCCTGCCGGTGTCGTGCTGGCAGGGGGGCTGGCGCGGCGCATGGGCGGGGGCGACAAGCCGCTGAAGGATCTGTGCGGCCGTCCCATCATCGCCCATGTGATCGCCCGGCTGGGCTGCGCGGCGGCGGTGAATGCCAATGGCGATCCGGCCCGGTTCGCCGCCCTGGGCCTGCCGGTCGTGCCCGATTCGCTGCCCGGCCATCCCGGCCCCCTCGCCGGTGTGCTGGCGGCGCTGGACTGGGCGGCAGGGCGCGGCCTGCCCCGTGTCGTCACGGCGGCGGGCGATACCCCCTTCTTCCCCGAGGATCTGGCCCGGCGCCTGTGGTCGGCGGGCGCGCCCGTCGCCATGGCCGCGCATGACGGCCGCGACCACCCCGCCTTTGCCGCCTGGGACACCGCCCTGCGCGAGCCGCTGCGCCGGGCGCTGGCGCAGGGCACGCGGCGCATGCGGGAATTCATGGACGATCACGGCGCGGCCCGCGTGATCGTGCAGGGGCGCGATCCCTTCTTCAACATCAACACGCCGGACGATCTGGCCGAGGCGCGCCGCAGGCTGGCAGCGGGGGACGCATGGATCTGA
- a CDS encoding DUF2478 domain-containing protein: MLGYIIHDGRDDHNGRMAEIAMSLMADGMKLAGAVQTNQTRAGSRCDVELTILGAGGAPIVISQSLGSGAQGCRLNGDALEGAVVRVAGRLTLGTDLLIVNKFGKQEASGRGFRDLIALAIGEGIPVLTTVAPAYLGAFLDFAGDTAAQLHWWDAADWCRGTRGAAA, encoded by the coding sequence ATGCTGGGTTACATCATCCACGACGGCCGGGACGATCACAACGGGCGCATGGCGGAAATCGCCATGTCGCTGATGGCCGACGGGATGAAGCTTGCCGGCGCCGTCCAGACGAATCAGACACGGGCCGGTTCGCGCTGCGATGTCGAACTGACGATCCTGGGCGCGGGGGGGGCGCCCATCGTCATCTCGCAATCGCTGGGCAGCGGGGCGCAGGGCTGCCGGTTGAACGGCGATGCGCTCGAAGGTGCGGTGGTACGGGTCGCGGGCAGGCTGACGCTCGGCACCGATCTGCTGATCGTCAACAAGTTCGGCAAGCAGGAGGCGTCGGGCCGGGGCTTTCGCGATCTCATCGCGCTGGCGATCGGCGAAGGCATCCCCGTGCTGACCACCGTGGCGCCGGCCTATCTTGGGGCCTTCCTTGACTTTGCAGGGGACACGGCGGCGCAACTGCACTGGTGGGACGCCGCTGACTGGTGCCGGGGCACGCGCGGCGCCGCCGCATGA
- a CDS encoding sulfurtransferase TusA family protein: MTAGQPAGADPALLPVEIDARNLLCPLPVLRLRKALMALPPRGRAALTATDGAAVLDVPHFCAQGRHRLVEVTVLADGARRYLVERG; encoded by the coding sequence ATGACGGCGGGGCAGCCCGCCGGCGCAGACCCTGCCCTCCTGCCGGTCGAGATCGATGCCCGGAACCTGCTGTGCCCCTTGCCGGTGCTGCGCCTGCGCAAGGCACTGATGGCGCTGCCGCCAAGGGGGCGGGCGGCCCTGACGGCCACGGATGGCGCCGCGGTCCTCGACGTGCCGCATTTCTGCGCGCAGGGGCGGCACCGCCTTGTCGAGGTCACGGTCCTGGCGGACGGGGCACGGCGCTATCTCGTCGAACGCGGCTGA
- a CDS encoding AEC family transporter translates to MLAIFVQTLPFFALIGTGWLAGWRGFFPADATVWLTRFVFYFALSAMLLRLAMGLDIAGLFDWRFVTAYLAGSLAVWAAVIGLARARGAPVPEAAMLAHAAIVGNTGFLGVPMLAVLLGPASIAPLLIVLTLDMVVFSTLITLIVAAAGHGRIAPGMFAPILRGLAANPMIVSVLAGLAWSGLRLPVPQAVDAFLALLGGAATPGALFAIGASLAIRPARRPVPALSLSLAKLVLHPAAVGAAAMALSVDPVPAGVMVAAAALPVAGNVYMLADHFSLAVERVSAAILFSTALSILTVPIVITLIAKG, encoded by the coding sequence GTGCTGGCGATCTTTGTGCAGACCCTGCCGTTCTTTGCCCTGATCGGGACGGGCTGGCTGGCGGGATGGCGGGGGTTCTTTCCCGCCGATGCCACGGTCTGGCTGACGCGCTTCGTCTTCTACTTTGCCCTTTCGGCCATGCTGTTGCGCCTTGCGATGGGGCTGGACATCGCCGGGCTGTTCGACTGGCGCTTCGTCACGGCCTATCTGGCCGGATCGCTGGCGGTGTGGGCGGCGGTGATCGGCCTGGCCCGCGCCCGCGGCGCGCCCGTCCCCGAGGCGGCGATGCTGGCCCATGCGGCCATCGTCGGGAATACCGGCTTTCTGGGGGTTCCGATGCTGGCCGTCCTGCTGGGGCCGGCATCCATCGCGCCGCTGCTGATCGTCCTGACGCTGGACATGGTGGTGTTCTCGACCCTGATCACGCTGATCGTGGCCGCCGCGGGCCATGGCCGCATCGCCCCCGGCATGTTCGCCCCGATCCTGCGCGGGCTGGCCGCGAACCCCATGATCGTGTCGGTTCTGGCGGGGCTGGCCTGGTCGGGCCTGCGCCTGCCCGTGCCCCAGGCGGTGGATGCGTTTCTGGCCCTGCTGGGCGGCGCGGCCACGCCGGGGGCGCTGTTTGCGATCGGCGCCTCGCTGGCCATCCGCCCGGCCCGCCGTCCCGTGCCCGCCCTGTCGCTGAGCCTTGCCAAGCTGGTGCTGCACCCGGCCGCCGTGGGGGCGGCGGCGATGGCCTTGTCAGTCGATCCGGTCCCCGCCGGGGTCATGGTCGCGGCAGCCGCCCTGCCGGTGGCTGGCAACGTCTATATGCTGGCCGATCATTTCAGCCTTGCCGTGGAACGGGTATCGGCTGCCATCCTGTTCTCGACCGCGCTGAGCATCCTGACCGTTCCCATCGTCATCACCTTGATTGCAAAGGGTTGA
- a CDS encoding crotonase/enoyl-CoA hydratase family protein: protein MQPLSDLPLANLTLALDAEGIATVSLNRPAKRNALDIATIEELAAVFTLLPRAGVRACVLRGEGAHFSAGLDLVEHHRADRSAADFMQVCLRWHEAFNRMEYGGVPIIAALKGAVVGGGLELASAAHVRVADETTYFGLPEGQRGLFTGGGATIRVAGLIGKARMIDMMLSGRLYRGAEAVQVGLAQYLVPDSEAKAYEIARAAAQNPPLSNFAICSAISHMQNMSALDAAYAEAAVAGVVNTQEAAKARLDAFAKGTAAKVKPQ from the coding sequence ATGCAGCCTCTCTCTGACCTGCCATTGGCAAACCTCACACTCGCGCTGGACGCGGAGGGCATCGCCACCGTGTCGCTGAACCGGCCGGCCAAGCGCAACGCCCTGGACATCGCCACCATCGAGGAACTGGCCGCCGTCTTTACCCTGCTGCCCCGCGCGGGCGTGCGGGCCTGCGTGCTGCGCGGCGAGGGCGCGCATTTCAGCGCCGGGCTGGATCTGGTCGAACATCACCGCGCCGACCGCAGCGCGGCCGATTTCATGCAGGTCTGCCTGCGCTGGCACGAGGCGTTCAACCGCATGGAATATGGCGGCGTGCCGATCATCGCGGCGCTGAAAGGGGCGGTCGTGGGGGGAGGGCTGGAGCTCGCCTCGGCCGCCCATGTCCGCGTCGCCGACGAGACGACCTATTTCGGCCTGCCCGAAGGCCAGCGAGGCCTGTTCACCGGGGGCGGCGCGACGATCCGCGTCGCGGGGCTGATCGGCAAGGCGCGGATGATCGACATGATGCTGTCGGGCCGCCTTTATCGCGGGGCCGAGGCGGTTCAGGTCGGGCTGGCGCAGTATCTTGTCCCCGACAGCGAGGCCAAGGCCTACGAGATCGCCCGCGCCGCCGCGCAGAACCCGCCCCTGTCCAACTTCGCCATCTGCTCGGCCATCAGCCACATGCAGAACATGAGCGCGCTGGACGCCGCCTATGCCGAGGCGGCGGTTGCCGGCGTGGTCAATACGCAAGAGGCGGCAAAGGCGCGCCTTGACGCCTTCGCCAAGGGCACCGCAGCCAAGGTCAAGCCGCAGTGA